A region of Planktomarina temperata RCA23 DNA encodes the following proteins:
- a CDS encoding alpha/beta fold hydrolase: protein MIEGFTKTVIRCNGVDLAVHRAGQGQPLLLIHGFPQNHMCWESVAPQLARRHDVIIPDLRGYGESSAPTNDPSNTTYSKRTMAQDMADLLTALDISRADVLGHDRGARVAYRFALDHPERLGKLGIIEIVPTADFWASWTADLAMAAYHWTFLAQPAPLPERMIGADPVAYVEWTLAQWTLTKSLEAFSPAALDSYRAQALDPARVHAMCADYRAGASFDRALDEADKAAGKQITAPLRLLYGAHGFPAKSGNAAEIWRSWAPAVEASVCEAGHFVMEENPRAVLAAFEPFFAP, encoded by the coding sequence ATGATTGAAGGTTTCACTAAGACAGTCATCCGCTGCAACGGCGTGGATCTCGCGGTGCATCGCGCTGGGCAGGGCCAGCCGCTGCTCTTGATCCACGGGTTTCCGCAAAATCATATGTGCTGGGAAAGCGTGGCGCCGCAATTGGCGCGGCGGCATGATGTGATCATTCCCGATTTGCGCGGCTATGGTGAAAGCAGCGCGCCTACAAATGATCCCAGCAACACGACCTATTCCAAGCGCACAATGGCGCAGGATATGGCCGATCTTCTCACCGCGCTGGATATTTCTCGCGCAGATGTCCTGGGCCATGACCGCGGCGCACGGGTCGCCTATCGTTTTGCCCTGGATCATCCCGAGCGGCTGGGCAAGCTGGGCATCATCGAAATTGTGCCGACCGCCGATTTCTGGGCCAGCTGGACGGCCGATCTGGCCATGGCCGCCTATCATTGGACCTTTCTGGCCCAACCCGCCCCCCTGCCGGAGCGGATGATCGGGGCGGATCCTGTGGCCTATGTGGAGTGGACCTTGGCGCAATGGACGCTGACCAAAAGCCTTGAGGCCTTTTCCCCCGCCGCCTTGGACAGTTACCGCGCGCAGGCCCTTGATCCCGCACGGGTTCATGCCATGTGCGCAGATTATCGCGCCGGAGCCAGCTTTGACCGCGCCTTGGATGAGGCCGATAAAGCCGCTGGAAAACAGATCACCGCACCACTGCGCTTGCTCTATGGCGCCCATGGGTTTCCGGCCAAAAGCGGCAATGCCGCCGAAATCTGGCGCAGCTGGGCCCCTGCGGTGGAGGCCAGCGTTTGTGAGGCTGGGCATTTCGTCATGGAGGAAAATCCAAGGGCTGTTCTTGCGGCCTTTGAGCCCTTCTTTGCGCCCTAG
- the rpsO gene encoding 30S ribosomal protein S15: MSITAEEKARLMKEFAIKEGDTGSPEVQVAILSSRIATLTEHFKTHKKDNHGRRGLLKMVATRRKLLDYARSKDEARYQDLIKRLGLRR; this comes from the coding sequence ATGTCGATTACTGCTGAAGAAAAAGCACGGCTCATGAAAGAATTCGCCATCAAAGAGGGCGACACAGGTTCACCTGAAGTTCAGGTTGCAATCTTGTCCTCGCGCATCGCGACTTTGACTGAGCACTTTAAAACCCATAAAAAAGACAACCACGGTCGCCGCGGTTTGCTGAAAATGGTGGCCACACGTCGTAAGCTTCTGGATTATGCCCGCAGCAAAGACGAAGCCCGTTACCAAGATTTGATCAAACGTTTGGGCCTGCGCCGCTAA
- the fdhF gene encoding formate dehydrogenase subunit alpha: MSETVTFTLDGAEVSAPAGQTIWDVTKGQGFIIPHLCHRDEPGYRSDGNCRACMVEVEGERTLVASCIRPVAEGMVVHTRSDRAKQARRMVMEMLVADQPTPEVAHDKSSHLWEMAAGQGVLESRFPKLEEGRIPLLDDSHVAMSVNLDACIQCGLCVRACREVQVNDVIGMSGRGHDAYPTFDMADPMGESSCVACGECVQACPTGALLPATVTDENQIGDSKDFDHEVESICPFCGVGCQVSLKIKGDRVKYVEGINGPANEGRLCVKGRFGFDYIHHDHRLTKPLIRREDAPAKGLNVDPGNWGDVFREASWEEALDLAAGGLAKLKQSHGGASVAGFGSAKCTNEEAYLFQKLIRQGFGHNNVDHCTRLCHASSVAALMENVGSGAVTATFNEIENADVAIVIGANPIENHPVAATYFKQFTKRGGKLIVMDPRGQALKRFASHMLQFRPGADVSMLNAIMHVIVEEGLYDQQYIDAYTENWEAERAHLKGFSPEKMADICGIDAETLRDVARVFAGGKAGMIFWGMGVSQHIHGTDNSRCLISLALMTGHVGRPGTGLHPLRGQNNVQGASDAGLIPMFLPDMQTVVSDEVRSKFADIWARDGGVNEPLDPNKGLTVTEIMDAVHTGDIRGMYVLGENPAMSDPDVAHARDALAKLEHLVVQDIFITETANYADVILPAAAFAEKSGTVTNTNRQVQMGRPAVPPPGEARADWWIEVELAKRLGLGWSYTHPSEVFAEMKLTMKSFDNISWERLENENAVTYPSLSPTDPGQPIVFGDGFPRLDGRARFTPADLIAPDDVPDADYPMILTTGRQLEHWHTGSMTRRSKVLDSVEPEANCSLHPSTLRKLGVAPGGLVRLTTKRGSIEIMAREDRAVAPDMVFLPFAFVEAAANLLTNSAVDPFGKIPEFKFSAVKVENAKDQIAAE; encoded by the coding sequence ATGGTTATGGAAATGCTGGTTGCAGATCAGCCGACGCCAGAAGTGGCACATGACAAATCCAGCCACCTTTGGGAGATGGCCGCAGGTCAAGGCGTCCTCGAAAGCCGCTTTCCAAAACTCGAAGAGGGGCGCATTCCCCTATTGGATGACAGCCATGTCGCCATGTCCGTCAATCTCGATGCCTGTATTCAATGCGGCCTTTGCGTGCGCGCCTGCCGCGAGGTTCAGGTCAATGACGTTATCGGCATGTCTGGCCGGGGTCATGATGCCTATCCAACCTTTGATATGGCAGACCCCATGGGTGAAAGCAGTTGTGTGGCCTGCGGTGAATGCGTGCAAGCCTGCCCGACAGGAGCACTCTTGCCGGCCACCGTCACCGATGAAAACCAGATCGGCGACAGCAAAGATTTTGATCATGAAGTCGAAAGCATCTGCCCCTTCTGCGGGGTGGGCTGTCAAGTCAGCCTCAAGATCAAAGGGGATCGCGTTAAATATGTCGAAGGGATCAATGGCCCCGCAAATGAGGGGCGCCTCTGCGTGAAAGGTCGGTTTGGATTTGACTATATCCATCACGACCACCGCCTGACCAAACCCCTCATCCGCAGAGAGGATGCGCCAGCCAAGGGGCTCAACGTTGATCCAGGAAATTGGGGCGATGTCTTCCGTGAAGCCAGCTGGGAGGAGGCATTGGATCTTGCGGCCGGTGGTCTGGCCAAGCTCAAGCAATCCCACGGCGGCGCCTCCGTCGCGGGCTTTGGCTCGGCGAAATGCACCAATGAGGAAGCCTATCTGTTCCAAAAGCTCATCCGCCAGGGTTTCGGGCATAACAATGTGGATCACTGCACCCGCCTCTGCCACGCCTCCAGCGTTGCGGCCTTGATGGAGAACGTTGGCTCTGGCGCGGTCACTGCGACCTTTAACGAGATTGAAAACGCCGATGTGGCGATTGTCATCGGTGCAAATCCAATTGAAAATCATCCCGTTGCGGCGACTTATTTTAAGCAATTCACCAAACGCGGCGGGAAGCTGATTGTCATGGATCCGCGCGGACAGGCCCTCAAGCGCTTTGCCAGCCACATGCTGCAATTTCGCCCTGGGGCGGATGTCAGTATGCTCAACGCCATCATGCATGTGATCGTGGAGGAAGGCCTCTATGATCAGCAATACATCGACGCCTACACCGAAAACTGGGAGGCAGAGCGCGCGCATCTCAAAGGCTTCAGCCCTGAGAAAATGGCCGATATCTGCGGCATTGATGCGGAAACCCTGCGCGATGTGGCGCGGGTGTTTGCCGGTGGTAAGGCGGGGATGATCTTCTGGGGCATGGGGGTGTCGCAGCATATCCACGGCACTGACAATTCGCGCTGCCTGATTAGCCTGGCGCTCATGACCGGGCATGTGGGCCGGCCGGGTACGGGGCTGCATCCCCTGCGCGGGCAAAACAATGTGCAGGGTGCCTCTGACGCTGGGCTCATCCCGATGTTCCTGCCCGATATGCAAACCGTGGTCAGCGATGAGGTTCGGTCCAAATTCGCCGACATCTGGGCCCGCGATGGTGGTGTCAATGAGCCACTGGACCCCAACAAAGGTCTCACCGTCACCGAAATCATGGATGCTGTGCACACGGGCGATATTCGCGGCATGTATGTGCTAGGCGAAAACCCAGCCATGTCCGATCCTGACGTGGCCCATGCTCGGGATGCTTTGGCCAAGCTGGAGCATCTGGTGGTGCAAGATATTTTCATCACCGAAACCGCCAATTATGCCGATGTGATCCTGCCCGCCGCCGCCTTTGCCGAAAAGAGCGGCACCGTCACCAACACCAACCGGCAAGTGCAAATGGGCCGGCCAGCGGTCCCCCCACCGGGCGAGGCGCGCGCGGATTGGTGGATCGAAGTGGAATTGGCCAAACGGCTTGGGCTGGGCTGGAGCTATACCCACCCCAGTGAGGTTTTCGCTGAGATGAAGCTGACCATGAAATCCTTTGACAATATCAGCTGGGAGCGTCTCGAAAACGAGAATGCGGTGACCTACCCATCGCTCTCGCCCACAGATCCGGGCCAGCCCATCGTCTTTGGTGATGGCTTCCCGCGGCTGGATGGGCGCGCGCGCTTTACCCCAGCAGATTTGATTGCCCCCGATGATGTGCCAGATGCCGATTATCCGATGATCCTGACCACGGGCCGGCAGCTCGAACATTGGCATACGGGCTCCATGACCCGGCGCTCAAAGGTGCTGGATTCGGTGGAGCCAGAGGCCAATTGCTCGCTGCATCCCTCCACCCTGCGCAAGCTGGGCGTGGCGCCGGGCGGCTTGGTTCGTTTGACCACCAAACGCGGCAGCATTGAGATTATGGCCCGCGAGGATCGCGCCGTGGCGCCGGATATGGTCTTTTTGCCCTTCGCCTTTGTGGAGGCGGCGGCCAATCTTCTGACCAATTCCGCAGTGGACCCCTTTGGCAAAATCCCCGAATTCAAATTCTCCGCGGTGAAGGTGGAAAATGCCAAGGATCAAATCGCCGCCGAATAG
- a CDS encoding DUF1643 domain-containing protein encodes MITRSHIKDDAPSVAVYSDCERYRYALTRVWEPQGRRLSFVMLNPSTATEVQNDPTVERCERRARALGFGGFRVTNIFAWRDTDPRKMRAALDPIGPDNDAAIREACAWGDQVIAAWGTHGAHLNRGPQVEALLRASGRSVLHLGLSKAGHPKHPLYIAYTQQPEVWT; translated from the coding sequence ATGATCACCCGCTCCCATATCAAGGACGATGCGCCCAGCGTCGCGGTCTATTCCGACTGCGAGCGGTATCGCTATGCTCTGACCCGCGTTTGGGAGCCGCAGGGGCGGCGGTTGAGCTTTGTGATGCTCAACCCCTCCACCGCCACCGAGGTGCAAAACGATCCCACAGTCGAGCGCTGCGAGCGGCGGGCGCGGGCCTTGGGCTTTGGCGGGTTTCGCGTGACCAATATCTTTGCCTGGCGCGACACTGACCCACGAAAGATGCGCGCCGCTCTTGATCCCATCGGCCCCGATAATGACGCGGCGATTCGTGAGGCCTGCGCCTGGGGCGATCAGGTGATTGCCGCTTGGGGCACCCATGGGGCGCATTTGAACCGCGGCCCGCAGGTCGAGGCGCTGTTGCGCGCGTCGGGCCGTTCGGTGCTGCATTTGGGCCTGTCCAAGGCCGGACATCCCAAACATCCGCTCTATATCGCCTATACGCAACAGCCCGAGGTTTGGACATGA
- a CDS encoding pentapeptide repeat-containing protein: MSDPKPDRISVEESDNPWVKLILWSDEHPVRLANRWNGFMKYLVEERRARLVSLKVTDARRLLLMKDWDIDSAELRRASPLSDEELENAKSLFPFGTDFSQLLPNITIDNLIFRKKLSFAGAIFARTISFKNCCFERPVDFYGANFEQWAIFSGSEFLEAVHFGDAQFRVAALFDRVTFCGQIDFYWSKNDRILDMSFRDAHFLNFTPMFHGQKLHPGSDFHGVTWPDIPKRNGHKKTEDTIKGALLAQITSYEFIRTQAEHIGQLELRKEMIRRELACRTELAEPSFERLLRKAYAWICDHGTSIGRPALALLCIWGFTFAAWRGWAAQEAAVTTWDVLYHTGGRMVPFVGGHAYVEEHTLKALRAAPHVLHFLSAMAAILSPFLLFLMALALRLKFRMSV, from the coding sequence ATGAGCGACCCCAAACCCGACCGCATTTCGGTCGAAGAGAGCGACAACCCTTGGGTAAAGCTGATCTTGTGGTCGGATGAGCACCCAGTACGCCTCGCCAACCGTTGGAATGGGTTTATGAAGTATTTGGTTGAGGAAAGACGGGCGCGCTTGGTATCCTTGAAGGTCACCGACGCACGGCGCTTACTTTTAATGAAAGATTGGGACATTGACAGTGCTGAACTTAGGCGCGCGTCGCCATTGTCTGACGAAGAACTCGAAAATGCTAAAAGTTTGTTTCCATTTGGTACTGATTTTAGTCAACTCCTGCCAAATATAACGATCGATAACCTTATTTTCAGAAAGAAGTTAAGTTTCGCAGGCGCAATTTTTGCACGAACGATCAGTTTTAAGAATTGTTGTTTTGAGCGCCCCGTTGATTTTTATGGTGCAAATTTCGAACAATGGGCCATATTTTCAGGCTCTGAATTTTTGGAAGCTGTCCATTTCGGAGATGCGCAATTCCGCGTTGCTGCTCTCTTCGATAGGGTCACTTTTTGTGGACAGATTGATTTTTATTGGTCGAAGAATGACAGAATTCTGGATATGAGTTTTCGAGATGCACATTTTTTAAATTTTACCCCAATGTTCCACGGGCAAAAACTTCATCCGGGCAGTGATTTCCATGGTGTCACCTGGCCAGATATTCCAAAACGAAATGGCCACAAGAAAACCGAAGACACCATCAAAGGTGCCTTGCTCGCTCAAATTACCTCCTACGAATTCATCCGCACCCAAGCCGAACATATCGGGCAGTTGGAGCTGCGGAAGGAGATGATCCGGCGGGAGCTGGCCTGTCGGACGGAGCTGGCAGAGCCATCATTTGAGCGGCTTCTGCGCAAAGCCTATGCGTGGATTTGTGATCATGGCACCTCAATTGGCCGGCCGGCTTTGGCGCTGCTTTGTATCTGGGGTTTCACCTTTGCCGCCTGGCGAGGATGGGCCGCGCAGGAGGCGGCGGTCACGACCTGGGATGTGCTCTACCACACCGGCGGGCGGATGGTGCCGTTTGTCGGCGGCCATGCCTATGTTGAGGAGCACACCCTCAAAGCCCTACGTGCCGCGCCGCATGTGCTGCATTTTCTCAGCGCCATGGCCGCGATCCTCAGCCCGTTCCTTTTGTTTCTCATGGCCCTGGCGCTCAGGCTCAAATTCCGCATGTCGGTCTGA